From the genome of Coregonus clupeaformis isolate EN_2021a unplaced genomic scaffold, ASM2061545v1 scaf0095, whole genome shotgun sequence:
AAAGGTGTGTTTGTTCTGCACAAATTAATTCAGTTAAAATAACACAGTATTTGTATAGTTCCAATAACTATAAATGCTGGCATTTTTACTATTTgtaagtttttttgtttgtttgtcttttGTTTCCTAGGTAATTATAGATATATTCCACAAACTGCATTAAAAGGAACCGGCTCCCGTGTCCCAGCAACAACAGTAACCGCCTCCGCAGAAGCAACCATTCACAATGCCTCAGCAAGTGTGGCAACTGGCACAAATACCTTAGGTGATGTAACCGGTCCCCGTGCCTCGGCAGCAGCAACCGGCCCCCGTGCCTCGGCAGCAGCAACCGGCCCCCGTGCCTCGGCAGCAGCAACCGGCCCCCGTGCCTCGGCAGCAGCAACCGGCCCCCGTGCCTCGGCAGCAGCAACCGGCCCCCGTGCCTCGGCAGCAGCAACCGGCCCCCGTGCCTCGGCAGCAGCAACCGGCCCCCGTGCCTCGGCAGCAGCAACCGGCCCCCGTGCCTCGGCAGCAGCAACCGGCCCCCGTGCCTCGGCAGTTGCAACCGGCGCCGTCGCCTCGGCAGTTGCAACCGGCGCCGTCGCCTCGGCAGTTGCAACCGGCGCCGTCGCCTCGGCAGTTGCAACCGGCGCCGTCTCCTCGGCAGTTGCAACCGGCGCCGTCGCCTCGGCAGGAGCAACCGGCGCCTCTGCAGGAGCAACAGCAACCGGCCCCCGTGCCTCGGCAGCAGCAACCGGCCCCCGTGCCTCGGCAGCAGCAACCGGCCCCCGTGCCTCGGCAGCAGCAACCGGCGACAATTCCTCGGCAAGTGTGGCAACCGGCCCCCGTGCCTCGGCAGCAGCAACCGGCCCCCGTGCCTCGGCAGTAGCAACCGGCAACAATTCCTTGGCAAGTGTGGCAACCGGCCCCCGTGCCTCAGCAAGTGTGGCATCTGGTTCAAATGCCGCAGTTGCAACCGGCGCCGTCGCCTCGGCAGGAGCAACCGGCGCCGTCGCCTCGGCAGGAGCAACCGGCGCCGTCGCCTCGGCAGGAGCAACCGGCGCCTCGGCAGGAGCAACAGCAACCGGCCCCCGTGCCTCGGCAGCAGCAACCGGCCCCCGTGTCTCGGCAGCAGCAACCGGCCCCCGTGTCTCGGCAGCAGCAACCGGCCCCCGTGCCTCGGCAGCAGCAACCGGCCCCCGTGCCTCGGCAGCAGCAACCGGCGACAATTCCTCGGCAAGTGTGGCAACCGGCCCCCGTGCCTCGGCAGCAGCAACCGGCCCCCGTGCCTCGGCAGTAGCAACCGGCAACAATTCCTTGGCAAGTGTGGCAACCGGCCCCCGTGCCTCAGCAAGTGTGGCATCTGGTTCAAATGCCGCAGTTGCAACAGGCGCCGTCGCCTCGGCAGGAGCAACCGGCGCCGTCGCCTCGGCAGGAGCAACCAGCGCCTCGGCAGGAGCAACAGCAACCGGCCCCCGTGCCTCGGCAGCAGCAACCGGCCCCCGTGCCTCGGCAGCAGCAACCGGCGACAATTCCTCGGCAAGTGTGGCAACCGGCCCCCGTGCCTCAGCAGCAGCAACCGGCAACAATTCCTTGGCAAGTGTGGCAACCGGCCCCCGTGCCTCAGCAAGTGTGGCATCTGGTTCAAATGCCGCAGTTGCAACCGGCGCCGTCGCCTCGGCAGGAGCAACCGGCGCCGTCGCCTCGGCAGGAGCAACCGGCGCCGTCGCCTCGGCAGGAGCAACCGGCGCCGTCGCCTCGGCAGGAGCAACCGGCGCCGTCGCCTCGGCAGGAGCAGCAGCAACCGGCCCCCGTGTCTCGGCAGCAGCAACCGGCCCCCGTGCCTCGGCAGCAGCAACCGGCCCCCGTGCCTCGGCAGCAGCAACCGGCCCCCGTGCCTCGGCAGCAGCAACCGGCGACAATTCCTCGGCAAGTGTGGCAACCGGCCCCCGTGCCTCGGCAGCAGCAAACGGCTCCCGTGCCTCGGCAGTAGCAACCGGCGACAATTCCTCGGCAAGTGTGGCAACCGGCCCCCGTGCCTCGGCAGCAGCAACCGGCCCCCGTGCCTCGGCAGTAGCAACCGGCAACAATTCCTTGGCAAGTGTGGCAACCGGCCCCCGTGCCTCAGCAAGTGTGGCATCTGGTTCAAATGCAGCAGTTGCAACAGGCGCCGTCGCCTCGGCAGGAGCAACAGGCGCCGTCGCCTCGGCAGGAGCAACAGGCGCCCTGGCCTCGGCAGGAGGGCCAACTCC
Proteins encoded in this window:
- the LOC123483368 gene encoding skin secretory protein xP2-like; translation: MPIALSLGVSPLSKRNNLPRGVAVGPPAEARAPVAPAEATAPVAPAEATAPVATAAFEPDATLAEARGPVATLAKELLPVATAEARGPVAAAEARGPVATLAEELSPVATAEAREPFAAAEARGPVATLAEELSPVAAAEARGPVAAAEARGPVAAAEARGPVAAAETRGPVAAAPAEATAPVAPAEATAPVAPAEATAPVAPAEATAPVAPAEATAPVATAAFEPDATLAEARGPVATLAKELLPVATAEARGPVAAAEARGPVATLAEELSPVAAAEARGPVAAAEARGPVAAAETRGPVAAAETRGPVAAAEARGPVAVAPAEAPVAPAEATAPVAPAEATAPVAPAEATAPVATAAFEPDATLAEARGPVATLAKELLPVATAEARGPVAAAEARGPVATLAEELSPVAAAEARGPVAAAEARGPVAAAEARGPVAVAPAEAPVAPAEATAPVATAEETAPVATAEATAPVATAEATAPVATAEATAPVATAEARGPVAAAEARGPVAAAEARGPVAAAEARGPVAAAEARGPVAAAEARGPVAAAEARGPVAAAEARGPVAAAEARGPVAAAEARGPVTSPKVFVPVATLAEAL